The genomic interval ATTTGCTAAACAAAGAAGCCATGATGGATAAAATTCCCGGATCTGCAATTTCACATTGTCTGGTAAAATAATTGCTTAGCAATTGATAAATTCCATTTTTACTGCCTTTAAAGACCAGTGTGAAATCTGGTTTTTTCATTATTTTTTCAATGCATTCCGCAAGGGTGGTGCGCAGATATGCATGTTGTTTGCTTGATTCCAGAGAAATAAGAAAAGGTAGTTCTTTACTATTGGTAGCGAGTGCTTTTAAATAAGCTGCTTTTTCATACGGATTTTTAGCCTGATTAATTTGTGCTTTAAGGTTCCATTCAATGGATTGTCTGGTTAATACTAAATATCCTGGAATATGGTTGAGCGCAGCTTCATAAACAATACTTTTTACCTGCCAGGGTAAGTTTGTTTGTTCGGTTAATTTTTTTAATTCTTCTGAGATTTCATTATTTCCTTTTTCTAATAAAAATTGGGCAGCATAAATAGAAACATGAAGCGATGGATTCTGAATTGCTTTTAGAGCAAAATATAATGCTTGTAAACCTTGTTGATTTTGTAAACCACGTAAAATATTGGATTGAATTCTAATATCTAAACCTCGAGAATATAACTCTTCTAATGCAGCCACCACACCTGGACTTGAAATCCTGGCAAAAGCGGTAATTAGGCACATTCTAATATCGGGATTCTTTTCTTCATTACAAGCTTTTTTTAACAGCTCTGAGTGTTCGTTGAGATTAAAATATTTAAAGCGCTGCAAACATTGTGCTGCAATCAATCTGGCAGTTGTAGGAAAGCGATCATTGGTTGCAACTTGTAAAATTTTTTCTTCTGAATTTTTACAAAATTGATCCCGTAAGCCAAACCGATAAAATGCTAACATTTGCCCATATAAGAGTAAGGTATCATCCGGAGTATAAGAACTAATATTGCAAATTAATGACAAGGTAGAATCTGAGCCACATTTTCCTAATGCTTCTAAAATCATGCTATTGGTAGCATTAAAAGGTCCGATGGAATCAACAGCTAGAAAGGATTTTATTAATGCTGATTCTGCATTTACATGTGCTATTTGACCAAGGGAATATACAGCAGCTTGTTTTACACCTTCTACCGGATCATTCAATAACTGGCTTAATTCTGGAATCACGGTAGAATCTCTAAAGGAAGCAAAACTTAAGGCCGCGAGATATCGAAGGCTAGCTTTCTCATGTTTAAGAAAAAGAAGTAAGGTATCTTTTTGATGTTTATCTTTTGAATCTAAAAGCTGTCTGACTTCAGGGTCATTGAAAGAATATTCTAATTTAGTAATAGCTTCATCATTCGGTGGAAAACAAGAATTATAGAGAAGACAAATCAGGATTCCAAATATTATATAACAAGCACTTTGTTTCACCATGTTGATGCGTTCATTGGTTTTATTCTTCGGATTTGAAATTACGAATATAAACAATTAAAGCCATAGCACAGGAAGCCATTTCCAATCCTACGCGAATCATTCCATTGAGATCCCCTTGATCTGCATTTCTTA from Saprospiraceae bacterium carries:
- a CDS encoding peptidylprolyl isomerase, whose protein sequence is MVKQSACYIIFGILICLLYNSCFPPNDEAITKLEYSFNDPEVRQLLDSKDKHQKDTLLLFLKHEKASLRYLAALSFASFRDSTVIPELSQLLNDPVEGVKQAAVYSLGQIAHVNAESALIKSFLAVDSIGPFNATNSMILEALGKCGSDSTLSLICNISSYTPDDTLLLYGQMLAFYRFGLRDQFCKNSEEKILQVATNDRFPTTARLIAAQCLQRFKYFNLNEHSELLKKACNEEKNPDIRMCLITAFARISSPGVVAALEELYSRGLDIRIQSNILRGLQNQQGLQALYFALKAIQNPSLHVSIYAAQFLLEKGNNEISEELKKLTEQTNLPWQVKSIVYEAALNHIPGYLVLTRQSIEWNLKAQINQAKNPYEKAAYLKALATNSKELPFLISLESSKQHAYLRTTLAECIEKIMKKPDFTLVFKGSKNGIYQLLSNYFTRQCEIADPGILSIMASLFSKSHPLSSKYFKADSMLQIAQSKLSLPRDIETYNDLGKCIASIHKTLYTPKIVEYNHPIQWNLLEPYRDTIHAIISTNKGDLNIDLYPKIAPASVINFIQLCKDSFYNEKIFHRVVPNFVVQVGCPRGDGYGSLDYTIRTEISLLNYQESGMIGMASAGADTEGVQFFITHSPAPHLDGRYTIFGKMTAGNDVLMSIHQSDQIKWIQIK